From Rhea pennata isolate bPtePen1 chromosome 20, bPtePen1.pri, whole genome shotgun sequence:
AACCCCTTTGCTGATACCACAGTTCAGCTCAAGCCAAGCATGCTGGGCAACACTAGTATGCCCCACACGTCCCCTGCACTGCTTCCACCCCGGGACAGGGCTGCAGTGAGCTCCTGCAAAGTGCGATGCCATGTGCagccctgctccagctgctccccaATAGTTCTTGCGGCTCCAGACATTGCAATCTCCCCGTCTGCTGCTGACTGCCCAGCTCTAGCGTGCTCCCCGCAGCCAAGGACCTGCAAACCTGGGGGCTCACTGCAATCCACCAATGTCAGAATGAGCCTTGATGTCCCACCATTCTCCTACTAAGGCTGGTGCTTGTGGTGCTCCACATCCCATGGTGGAGCAAATGGCACCATGAATACAgagctgcctctccagctgtgggcTCTGGCAGGCCTGTCTCCTCTGCAACACCATGCACCATCCCAGCAACTCCGGCTGGCAAGACCTGCAAACTGCTCTTCATGCTGCAACAGCTGCCGCATTTACACACATGAAAGGCAGGCACTTTCattccttgctttccttctcGCTGTCAAGAGCTGTGAGAGTTCCTACATGTACTGGATGAGTACGACATCACTCTGGGCTATTCGTGGGACAAAGCAAAGACAGTTCATGAAAGGAGTCTGGTGTCACCATGTGTGGTCAGAATAAACATTGGACATGAATGAACTGAGCTGTGGACTGTATTACACAGACCCAGGAGCTGGGCTATTTGCTGCTCAGTGCAAACAGGCAAACAACTATATAAAAGCCCACGGCTGAGGTTTCCGAAGGCAGAGACCCATGGGAGGCTCTGAGCCACTGCCACTTGGACAACACAAAGGCTGGAGTCTCCTCTGCATTTGCACAGTGCGTGTGCATTTAGTGCTGTGCAAAGCGGGGAGACAGCAGGGTGATTTACCCCCTTTGCAGATGGTGGAATGATCCCAGGTCCTACCGCAGCATGAGGGGCAAAGTTGCTGCACAGCTCTCCCCAGGAAGTGTAGTGCGTGGGCGGCGTGGTGGGGCTGCAGGAAAGCCACAGCCTCCAGCTGGGAgtgaggaaaaaggaggagaaaagaaggagtACATGCCACAGTAAAGAGCCAAGGGACTAACCCTAGGGACTAACCCTAAAAGCCAAAACCCTTAAACATGCACTGACGAGTTGTCCCATCCCAGCATTTCTGTTATTGCAGATCTGCACAAAACCTGAACTTCAGAAACTTTACATTCTCTTCTAATTCCAGgggcttttattttactttcatattcagcaaaattaattttcctctctgtaaTTAAGATGTCGCCCAAATGGATTCTTAATTACAGATAAATCACAAATCTATACACTCAACTGTTATGCTTTTCAAGTAATAAAAGAGATCATTTGTCTTCTTCAGATGAACAGAGACCAACCAGCACACCATTTCCCCCTTTATGAAGAACTCATTTGCTTTAGAaagaaagtctttaaaaaaacattgcaaGGATTTCTTGAATAGGGGATCAAAGCTCCCACACCGCTGGAAACCATTTTTGCTAAATAAAATGtgggtaaagaaaaaaaagtaaaagtttttTGGCAGTGATTGGGATTACAGCACCCTTGGGAGGGACAAGGACGTGGGGTCAAGAAGTTGTGACCAGGTTAGCAACACAGGGAACAGAAGGAGAggacaaaagaacagaaagtgGAAATGGACAGATGAATGAGGAAGCATGTTTCTTTGCCGAAAGAGAATAGATACTACATCAATTCATACTGAGAGCTAAAGGATGAGGGCCTGTTAATGGATTGGGGGACACAGCAGGGATCAGAGGTCACGAGTGCACTCAGCTAGGCTAATTGACTGTTATGTGCATATTAGTGTTGATAATTTAGTATGATAGTGGGACATGGGGAGCAGATATGTAAAAATTCTGTTTACAAGATTGGTATATATACTATATTTCCCATCTTACAACAGCTAAAAATTATGcctcaaaaaattattttttaaagctactgGCCTTAACTAGCTTTCTTCAGGAGGGGATTCACAGGTGCCTTCAGGCTATAGGTGGGCGTCTCTGATTCAATTGTGCATGTGATGAAATAAAGTCTACTCACCACATTTGCTGTGCAATCttacagctttttatttcagtattaccTGTTTGGCAAGGCTCAACAAGCTGACTGATGTCAAAGAGAGACTCAACTGATTGGTCAGGGCCCATAACGAGGACCCAGACATCAGCTTTGGGCCGTGCCGTGTCTCCCCAATTTTGCAGAGGTTATAAGTGTGACCTGCAACGGTCAAGCGGCCTTGTCCAATGCACAGGATGACACAGGTGCCAGCCAACACTGCTGGAGCAGCACTGGCTGCAACAGTGCCGTGTGTCTTCTCTGCTATTCTCATTCCTGGGGGGATGCAGCTGCACAGAATGAAGTGTGGGAGCGTGGCTTGTCAGGCTGCAGCCAAATGGCCAGGTGCTTTCTAACTCAGCTCCTCTGGACTTCCTgcctgcaggaaaaagaaatgaaggagagAAACACCATAAAGCCTGTGACTCTCCCTCGTGTCCCGTTTCAGTCTGCAGGTGTCCTGACAGAGCAAGGCCAGTACTAATGCGCTGCTGTTACAATTTTATGCCAGCCACGGTGTGTTGGAAGCATTTGTGTTCCCTGGCACATAAAAGCAGACCCAGGGGTCTAATAAAGACTGTGAGCTGGTCCAGAAAATACTCCTGTCCACTTCACTTGAGGTCAGTGGTGGCTAGTGGGGCTTCGCTCAGGGCTGGCTCTGGTTTGTGCTCAGCACAGCCTCGGAGCAGCACTTGGGACTGGATTCCagtctgaaggaagaaaagtttaaaatggCCCAGGGTTTGGCTCATGTTGACTCCCAAAGTTCACATACCGTTTTCAATCACTCTCTCTAGCTCTGCTTTGCAGTAGCCCCCTGATCCGAGCAGGGCAGTTGCTCCTTGTGCTCTCTCTGATGGATCTCTGGGCACTGAACGCTGCAATAACGATGGCTATTGGTGCCCCCTTAGCTGGTACATGCGGCTGCTGTTTGCTGTGGTGCACACAGCACGAGAACTCCCCAACAGCTTTGAGGAACGCACTTGCTTCCCCTTTACTGTTCTGGATTCATTGGAGGAGACAAAGTTGTCTTTTGTCTTGTGGTGCTTCTCTGGCAGGTATCTGAGGGGGTACATCTCCAGAAGTGTCGACGTTGCCTTGTTCAACACAAACAGGAGTGGTACTGAAAAAGAGTGAAATCAGTTCCAGACCATCTAGATATTTTAAGGATCAAATATAGTGTTGGAGGATAGGTGCAGTTTTGAGCTGACTTTTGTAGAGTCAAGATCCAGCCCAAAGAGCTCTGCTAATAGCAGAGGACTTCCCTGGTTGCACCAGACTGTTGTACTTTTAATTACTGCATTAGTTGGTTGGCTGATCTGAAAGGCTCATGTTCCTCATTTAAAGGCCTTGCTGGAAATTTGATTTTGGCAACAACTTGGCAATTAGTGCCTAGTAATTGATAGAGCAGCAccagagaaacaaaactaaacctGACGCCTTGGCAGGAGaagtttttctttgcattaatgTGAGTTGCTTCATTTTTGTACTTTACATCTGGCATGCAACGTGATCGCTCACAGCCCAAGTCCTGTGCATTCGCTTCTTTCCACTCCCAGGGCAGGGCAAATTGACCTTAGCGTGAAGGAGACTCAAGCCCCAGGGCTGTAAGTGTTTGAAGCTGGGCTCGTGCCATCGAGCACTTTTCCCAACAGCGGTTCAGGGAGGTCCCAGGCTCCCAGCTCCTAGCTTTCTGCCTCCACGGTGCCCAACACTGTCACCtcgggagcagagctgctcactGCAGACCACAAAGGGACTTCCCTGTCTATTGACGAGGGAATATTTCCCGTTTCCTCGCTCCTGACTCTGTTGACAGCATCTTTTGGGTGAGTGATGGATATTGGTGGTGTATGGGAGATGATTTATAGTTCTTTGTTACACAAATTCCTCCGCATTCTTCTTTGTCCTCTCACAGCAACCATTAGTCACTTCTTCTACCAAACCCGCAGCAACATCCACCCCGGAAACAGCCCTGAGGATGCGGCTTGGCAGCATACTCCTGCACCGTCTTTATTCACTGCAACTGCATACATAGAAACGGACTGGCACAgggacacacaaaaaaaggaagaagcagcgTCATGTCATTGCAGCCACCCGAGGTTTCCATACGACTGCATCCATCTGTCTGCTGGGAAGTCAAAAGGTTGGCAGAGAAAAGATGCTATAAATCAGGCAGATATGGACTGTAGGGAGGATCTAGTTTATGCAATTTTTCATCTCAGAGCTTGTAATTAAAGAAGCAACCATTACAGGAGGAACAACCGTCGCCTGTTTTTCTTAGAACTCTCAGAGTTTGGCAATGTAAACATTTAGCCCTTGAGAATTTTATTGCATAAAATAGTTTTTGTAATGCTGATGTTATGCTACTTAATtggatttctgtttgttttacttcAAGAATACCAGGAAAAATAGCAGTATCATTTGATCTGATACAAGGCACTAGTAGCATACCTGTATTATTAGGGTCTCAAAGCTTATCATAATGAATAAATGcatgaattaaataaattttgatCTTTATCTCTGCAAAGTTTTTTGACTGGCTTGAACAGCTGAgttgcttggtttttttttctcctctctttgcCTCCAGAACTTTTTTAAGTGCAGTAGCAAGAGATGTGTGTGAGGCTGGATTGTGTTGATGTACATCAAGCATTAAGCAACTATACTAAGCATGTGCTTGACTTTAATTTAGGTGTTATCGGGACTGCTCACCTGCTTTATGTTAAATGTGTGCTTAAATGCTTTGTTGATTTGAGGTGTCAAATCACAACGCTGGTCTGAGGACCTGGTCTGGGTCTCTGGACTAAGCCCTAAATATTTTTGACTGAAATGGGTTTGAATCAGACCAGGTGAGGATGGTCTTAAATTTTTGCTGAGAAAGATGGAGCTGCTTGTTGCACAGCCTGAAGGGAATTCCCAGACAATTGACTGAGGAAatataaatgacaaaaaaggCTCGGGACAGGCTAATAAAGCAGCGGTTCACCTCCTCAGAGGCAGCCAAGACCTCAGTTGACGTGTCTAAGAGGCGCGTGCTGCAACGTGGCTGATGGAGGAGAGCTTGGCCCACCGGGTCTTGGAGACCCGCTATTGACGGTAGAACTCATGGAAGCATGGGCTGGTGCCCCGGGCCGTGGATAAACCGCGGAGGAGCCAAATACAGCGCTTCTCGCCCCAGTTTGGTGCCCCGCCGCGCCGTTGCTATGGCAGCGCGGCCCGCCAACATGGCCGCCGGGAGGGGGCGTTGCCATGGCACCCCACTGCGTGCGTGTCGGGGAGGGGGTTGCCGTgacgcgccgccgcccccggaaGTGCTGTCCGCTTCCGGGGCGGCCCTGCGAGCGGCGGCATGGAGGCGCGGGAGCTGTTCCGGCGGCTGGGCGCCGGCGCCCGCTTCGACGTGCGGCGCTTCGGGCGCGACGCGCGGCGCTTCGGGgtgcggcggcgccgcgggggtcgcgggcgggggagggaggcgccgccgctgccgctgccgtcTCACCCTTTCCCCCTTGTCCCCTAGGTGCTgaaaggcggcggcggcggctctccGGGGAGCCTCGACTTCTTCGGGCGCCGGGAGGGAGCGGCGCCGGCGCTCGCAGAGGCCGCCCCGCCCCGAGAGCCGCGCGGCGACGGCGCAGCCGGGGGGGCCGTGGCGGAGCATGGCGCGGGGGCCGGGAGAAAGCGAAAAGCGACGGCGGAGAGCGGCGGCGcgaagaggaagaaaaagaaaacacgaGGTAACTGCGTGCATGGAGATGTAACGGCCATCCTGCCGCAGGCCTTGCGAACCTCAACCCCAGCGGGCACGAGCGAAATAAGGGTTTGagctgctccccccccccttttttttttgcctgaatttTACTCATGGGAAATTTCTTGAAACTTCTAGAATCCGTGTCCGTGCCAGAATTGTCAGAAAGTAATGGAATAATGTGGATGTCCTCTCTGGAAGCAAAATTCAAAGATGCAAGAGACAAAAAACCCACTGCAGAGAGACTTGAACGCTTGAGAAAGCAAAAGGTGGGACTACAGAATATTAATGTAGcaacagattattttatttctctgggTGTTCCGTTTGAAGCACATTCACAGTAATTGCTCTTGGGAGGAGGGTGGACCAAAGATGGCAAAAATAATCAGAAGCTGAATCCATTGGCTTAGTTCTATGctgtcaaagaaagaaagagtttgtCTTGCACCTTTTAGATAAACCACTTCAGGAATCAACACAAGATTAACATTCAAGGGACAGATCTTCCTGACCCGATTGCCACATTCGAACAACTTCAAAGGGAATACAAAATCCACCCTAAAATCATGGAGAATATTCAAGCGTCTGGCTTTCAGGTCCCAACACCAATCCAGATGCAGGCCATTCCTGTTATGCTTCATGTAAGTTTTCTGATACTGCATTTTATTGTACTTACGGCAAAACTTGGATAGAGGTCTCTTTAGGGTCACAGCAGTGGTTAATTATGCAGCTTTAAATATCAACCCAtcagagttttaaaattaagGTTTACAAGATTCTTGATTTGTGCTTTTACTAGTATGTTCTGTTTGTTTAGTTTGTAGTGTTAATATCTGTAtgaatatgtttgttttttttttatctagtaAAGTAtaacttatttctgtttttctcacagGGTCGGGAACTCCTAGCTTCAGCTCCCACTGGATCTGGAAAAACACTGGCATTTTGTATTCCTCTCTTAACACATCTGAAACAACCTCGGAACAAAGGATTCAGAGCTCTGATCATATCTCCTACCCGAGAACTAGCTAGCCAGGTGTGCTTGGGGAAAAGAGTTGTTCTCATATTTATGTACTGTACATCAAAGTTCTTACTCTGATTCAGAAAAATGGCAGACTaataggtatttttttcttgtttctcatgtatcaggaaaaaagtaattttgaatgtttctttAAGTCCTTTGTGAAATGGCTACATACCTAGTATGATACGAGATTATACGAGATTAGGGACTCAAGTTTTTGTTCATAGTTTAAAACTGCCCCGTGCTTAAATATTCTTAATAGCTTTATCTGTTTACTTGAAATTTTATGTTTGAGACAGTAACTTTGTCTTGAATCTTTGTTAttaaattgaaacaaaaatactacTTTGGGTAgagttctatttttatataactgGAGGAGAGAAACTATAAGAGCATACATTGCTACAGTCAAAATACGGCATTCAGACCCATGAGAACTTTTAAGTGAATAATGTATGTTAGAAAGCTAAGTTTTATGATGCTGGGAAAGCCAGTCAGCTTTCTCTAACCCACTGAAATCTGGGTGATGTCTGAAACTAAAACTTGAGGAATGCTTGGGGTTTTTCTGATGACCACAGCTATTCAACTTGGTCATGAGTAAAACtttaatttattgctttttcttttttttcttttttcttttttttcccagacacACAGAGAGCTGGTAAAATTGGCTGAGGGAACTGGCTTCAGAATACATATGATTCACAAAGCAGCTGAAGCAGCTAAGAAGTTTGGGCCCAAATCATCTAAGAAATTTGGTGATTGTTTTAACTAAAATGGTTCAGaaaatttctaatttctaatGGTTCTAAAATTTCTAATGACACTGCTAACTCTTCTCTTCTGGCATATGTGGCTTTTAAGAGATCATTTACCACCACTCAAGTCACATAATCAATTGCTCAACACTAAAACAAGCAGCTTGCGTGGAACGAGTGGGAAGTAAGCTCCCTGAcggtggatttttttaaattgtatgcTTAAAGGTGAACATCAGAGAAGCTAGGGCACAAAAGAACACTGGAGAGGGATTGATTTTTATATCCAAACCACTTCTGATGGATTTTAAGAACAACTTACTTGAAATCTTCTAGAGAAATCTACATCCTTTTACAATATCTTCTGCTTAATTATTCTTACCTAAAATagactgcagcaaagaagtGCCTTGTCTTGGAGTATGTTAATAAACCTCTGGGAGATTGGATTGTATCTTAAGGCTTTAAGTCTGTtttattcagcttttttcttttttttttcttttttcccctatagATATACTGGTTACTACTCCAAACAGACTTGTTTATTTGCTGAAGCAAGATCCTCCAGCAATAGATTTGTCTAGGTACTAAGAATCTCTATTCAGTCTGGCTTTGCTACTGACTTCTTTCTTACTGttgttactgaaaaatgaatgcGTGCATAGTCCTTTTATCTGTGATGGTCTGTCAGAACTTTTGTCTTCTCCCCAAGCAACTGTTGttgaaaagaaaacctctttGTTCCTAGTGTCGAGTGGCTGGTGGTTGATGAGTCAGACAAACTAtttgaagatggaaaaacagGATTCCGAGACCAGCTGGCCTCCATATTCCTGGCATGCACGTCCCACGTGGTGAGAAGAGCCTTGTTCAGTGCAACCTTTGCACATAGTGTAGAGGAGTGGTGTAAACTCAACCTTGACAGTGTTGTTCTGGTGTCCGTTGGAGCAAGGTATGTGTGCAGTTGCACTTGCATGTTTTTTCCATTCCTGATCAGATTATTTGCCTTTGCATCACCATTCCACTTAGTTGTTTATCTGTGTTATTAATCACGGTACTCAAGAAAGCATTTCAAGAAATTTTTCTTAGATATGCAAAAAGTGTTGTTTTCTGTTGCCTATTACTTTCATCAAACAACTGTTAACCTTAGGGGCATGTACTGGTGAAATAGTTTTGTCTTGCAGTGTTTCTCATTCACCAGTTAATATCTTGTATGTATAAGACACTAACAGTGGTGTGTTCCTGTTGGATTTCTGGTTTCAGAAACTCTGCAGCAGAGACGGTAGAACAGGAGCTTTTGTTTGTTGGATCTGAGACAGGAAAACTAATGGCAATGAGAGAGCTtgttaaaaaggtattttggaaCGATTGAGCACATTCTACTTACTTCTTAAATGAGCCATGCGTTCTGTCAGAGATATATTTCCTAGGTCATAGGCTTTAAGATTTTAAGCCATTGTACAAATCTGCTGAGGAGTTCTCctgaggaaaactgaaaagattaCCCATTCTTGGTTACATACCTGAGTCTTGGTTAGGACCACTCTGTTAACAGTCTATTTAATTATACTTGGCAGTATGAGTGGGCTCTTCATATATATTCAAAGAGAAAAGTCTCTTGGTTTCTGTGGATTAAAATACAGCATGGTGCTTAAGTCAAAAACATTCCATCAAACGCAGTGGAGTTGAACTTGCGTAGTTCTGATTCCCAAAGTTTTTGttagtccaaaaaaaaaagtcacctgaaatgtaaaatactgaGGCTGGTTAAGCACAGGATCTGCAATCAGCAAAGGTAGGAAAAGGACTTGAACCTCAGACAAGCTTACTCTTTTGCAGGGTTTTGCTCCTCCAGTCCTTGTTTTTGTACAGTCTATTGAGAGGGCTAAAGAGCTTTTCCATGAACTTATTTATGAAGGTATCAATGTGGATGTCATCCATGCGGATAAAACTCAGCAACAGGTAGGAggatttattttccagaaacacTTTAGAAATGTTGAAACAAGCACATTCTCATGTGATTTCAGATAAGTTTTATGGACAGTTAAATTACTGTAGGCTTTAGTTTGGAGGCTTAGATTTATTAACATCATGACAACTTTCAGTATGCAAATTGATCTCTGTTCTCTACTTGCTACTTAGACTGTTCCCAAGTAtgcctattttctttttttttctttttttttttttttttctttaagagagATAACGTAGTACACAGTTTCAGAGCTGGGAAGATCTGGGTGCTCATCTGCACAGCTTTACTAGCTCGAGGAATTGACTTCAAAGGAGTGAATATGGTCATTAATTATGACTTGCCGACAAGTGCAGTGGAATATATCCACAGGATAGGTGAGTAATTGTTCAGAGAGCATGTCCTTTTTCTCAATTTCTAAGTCTCTCATGGAAATGCTCTTGTACATAAGCAGAGACCCTGAAGTTAAGACTCTTGCTACAGCACTAACTTCTACACCACTGAAGCTAGCTTATATCTAGGCTCATCTTTCAGTAAAACTGACTTATTTTTTTGTCAGGCTTCTGTGAACCTTAA
This genomic window contains:
- the DDX52 gene encoding probable ATP-dependent RNA helicase DDX52, whose translation is MEARELFRRLGAGARFDVRRFGRDARRFGVLKGGGGGSPGSLDFFGRREGAAPALAEAAPPREPRGDGAAGGAVAEHGAGAGRKRKATAESGGAKRKKKKTRESVSVPELSESNGIMWMSSLEAKFKDARDKKPTAERLERLRKQKINHFRNQHKINIQGTDLPDPIATFEQLQREYKIHPKIMENIQASGFQVPTPIQMQAIPVMLHGRELLASAPTGSGKTLAFCIPLLTHLKQPRNKGFRALIISPTRELASQTHRELVKLAEGTGFRIHMIHKAAEAAKKFGPKSSKKFDILVTTPNRLVYLLKQDPPAIDLSSVEWLVVDESDKLFEDGKTGFRDQLASIFLACTSHVVRRALFSATFAHSVEEWCKLNLDSVVLVSVGARNSAAETVEQELLFVGSETGKLMAMRELVKKGFAPPVLVFVQSIERAKELFHELIYEGINVDVIHADKTQQQRDNVVHSFRAGKIWVLICTALLARGIDFKGVNMVINYDLPTSAVEYIHRIGRTGRAGHTGKAVTFFTEDDKPLLRSIASVIQQAGCPVPDYIKHFPKLQSKQKKKFIKKPLAREAICTTPQCFLKKAKRKKKTTKENIKEKNKS